One Pseudomonas lalucatii genomic window carries:
- a CDS encoding DUF6685 family protein has product MSLSQQPASLSSRLTALAQRLGLIGRGQRQILERASQLRLPFAALPPPHDSICWLEGAQLQRLVDLPRDALSGPVQEDKAQARATLMGVVELEKHALESLDLRQIDGLCVCDPQHASLASFEQYAASAPCRPVRIISYKDFIKTISLALPRFLAGERISLRQAAWRGQRLFWAGEQHGEAFACAIAYARRRGLEITLPADLSRYRLSHEGLAQLQRHYHVQAMPGAAWSDPTFMGLLLDKGLPYARLSLLCSPGAAEFLLLPKHSAEARALGEGLRLAGAPDVVAYLKALAGSATTSQADPE; this is encoded by the coding sequence ATGAGCCTGTCCCAGCAGCCCGCCAGCCTGAGTTCCCGCCTGACTGCCCTGGCCCAGCGCCTGGGCCTGATCGGCCGTGGCCAGCGGCAGATACTGGAGCGCGCCAGCCAGTTGCGCCTGCCCTTCGCCGCCCTGCCGCCCCCCCACGACAGCATCTGCTGGCTGGAGGGCGCGCAACTGCAGCGCCTGGTCGACCTGCCGCGCGATGCCCTGTCCGGCCCGGTGCAGGAGGACAAGGCGCAGGCCCGCGCCACACTGATGGGCGTGGTGGAACTGGAGAAACACGCCCTGGAGTCCTTGGACCTGCGCCAAATCGACGGACTCTGCGTCTGCGACCCCCAGCACGCCTCGCTCGCCAGCTTCGAGCAGTATGCCGCCAGCGCCCCCTGTCGCCCGGTGCGCATCATCAGCTACAAGGACTTCATCAAGACCATCAGCCTGGCTCTACCGCGCTTTCTCGCCGGTGAGCGCATCAGCCTGCGCCAGGCCGCCTGGCGCGGCCAGCGCCTGTTCTGGGCCGGCGAGCAGCACGGCGAGGCGTTTGCCTGCGCGATCGCCTATGCCCGCCGCCGCGGGCTGGAGATCACCCTGCCGGCCGACCTGAGCCGCTACCGCCTGAGTCACGAGGGCCTGGCCCAGTTGCAGCGTCACTACCATGTACAAGCGATGCCCGGCGCCGCCTGGAGCGACCCAACCTTCATGGGCCTGCTGCTGGACAAGGGCCTGCCCTATGCCCGCCTGTCCCTGCTGTGCAGCCCCGGGGCCGCCGAATTCCTCCTGCTGCCCAAGCACTCGGCCGAGGCCCGGGCCCTGGGCGAAGGCCTGCGCCTGGCCGGCGCGCCGGATGTGGTCGCCTACCTGAAGGCCCTGGCCGGCTCCGCCACGACCAGCCAGGCCGATCCGGAATAA
- a CDS encoding NAD-glutamate dehydrogenase, translating to MAFFTAASKADFQQQLQAALAQHVSEQALPQISLFAERFFGIISLEELTERRLSDLVGCTLSAWRLLERFEPAQTEVRVFNPDYERHGWQSTHSAVEVLHRDQPFLVDSVRMELNRRGYSIHTLQNSVLNVRRNAAGELLELLPKGAQADDMGLEALMYLEIDRCASQAELHTLEAALQEVLGDVRLAVADFEPMKAKAHELLAWLDKAKLKVDAGEVEEVKVFLSWLLDNNFTFLGYEEFTVVDQAGGGALVYDEKSLLGLSKTLRSGLKSDELHIEQEAVSYLREPLLLSFAKASQPSRVHRPAYPDFVSIRALNNKGQVVKECRFMGLYTSSVYAASVNRIPYIRHKVAEIIQRSGFDKKGHQGKELEQVLEVLPRDDLFQTPVDDLFNTTMSIVQIQERNKLRVFVRKDPYGRFCYCLAYVPRDVYSTEIRQKIQQVLMERLQASDCEFWTFFSESVLARVQFILRVDPKSKVQIDPQRLEQEVVQACRSWKDDYASLIVENFGEAQGTNVLAAFPSGFPAGYRERFAPHSAVVDMEHLLNLSAQRPLVMSFYQPLAQGHRQLHCKLYHADTPLPLSDVLPILENLGLRVLGEFPFHMRNRDGREYWIHDFSFTHAEDLDVNIQELNDNLQDAFVSISQGAAENDAFNRLVLTAGLAWRDVALLRAYARYLKQIRLGFDLGYIASTLVNHVDIARELVRLFKTRFYLARKLSAEDLEDKQQKLEQAILTALDGVAVLNEDRILRRYLDLIKATLRTNYYQPGAKGKAKDYFSFKLNPRAIPEMPKPVPKYEIFVYSPRVEGVHLRGGKVARGGLRWSDREEDYRTEVLGLVKAQQVKNAVIVPVGAKGGFIPRRLPLGGSRDEVQAEAIACYRIFISGLLDVTDNLKEGALVPPAHVVRHDEDDPYLVVAADKGTATFSDIANGIAADYGFWLGDAFASGGSAGYDHKGMGITAKGAWVSVQRHFRERGINVQKDNITVIGIGDMAGDVFGNGMLLSEQLQVVAAFNHQHIFIDPNPDAASSFVERQRLFNLPRSSWADYDTGLISAGGGIFLRSAKSIAISPQMKERFAIQADKLTPTELLNALLKAPVDLIWNGGIGTYVKASSESHADVGDKANDALRVNGNELRAKVVGEGGNLGMSQLGRVEFGLSGGASNTDFIDNAGGVDCSDHEVNIKILVNEVVTAGDMTGKQRNKLLAEMTDAVGNLVLGNNYKQTQALSLAQRRARERIGEYRRLIGALEMAGKLDRALEYLPSDEQLAERAASGNGLTRAELSVLISYSKIDLKEALLKSSVPDDDYLAREVETAFPPQLADKFGEAMRSHRLKREIVSTQIANDLVNHMGITFVQRLKESTGMTAANVAGAYVIVRDVFRLPHWWQQIEALDYQVPAELQLQMMDELMRLGRRATRWFLRSRRNELDAARDVAHFAPRVEALALSLDELLEGPAREQWLARFQAYVEAGVPEALARVVAGTSHLYTLLPIIEASDVTGKEPAEVAAAYFAVGGGALELSWYLQQISSLAVENNWQALAREAFRDDLDWQQRAITVSVLQMAEGPEEIEERVAYWMDQHRPLVNRWKSMLGELRAATGTDYAMYAVANRELLDLAQSAQHGVCMP from the coding sequence ATGGCGTTCTTCACGGCTGCCAGCAAAGCCGACTTCCAGCAACAACTGCAAGCGGCCTTGGCGCAGCACGTCAGCGAGCAAGCCCTGCCTCAGATCAGCCTGTTCGCCGAAAGATTCTTCGGCATCATCTCTCTCGAGGAACTCACCGAGCGACGCCTCTCCGACCTGGTCGGTTGCACGCTGTCTGCCTGGCGCCTGCTGGAGCGCTTCGAACCCGCGCAGACCGAAGTGCGGGTGTTCAACCCCGACTACGAGCGCCACGGCTGGCAGTCGACTCACTCCGCCGTCGAGGTCCTGCACCGCGACCAGCCGTTCCTGGTCGACTCGGTGCGCATGGAACTCAATCGCCGCGGTTACAGCATCCACACCCTGCAGAACAGCGTGCTCAACGTGCGCCGCAATGCCGCCGGCGAATTGCTGGAACTGCTGCCCAAGGGCGCCCAGGCCGACGACATGGGCCTGGAAGCGCTGATGTATCTGGAGATCGATCGCTGCGCCAGCCAGGCCGAGCTGCATACCCTGGAGGCCGCCCTGCAGGAGGTGCTCGGCGACGTGCGCCTGGCGGTGGCCGACTTCGAGCCGATGAAGGCCAAGGCCCACGAGCTGCTGGCCTGGCTGGACAAGGCCAAGCTCAAGGTGGACGCCGGCGAGGTGGAGGAGGTCAAGGTATTCCTGAGCTGGCTGTTGGACAACAACTTCACCTTCCTCGGCTACGAGGAGTTCACCGTCGTCGACCAGGCCGGTGGCGGCGCCCTGGTGTATGACGAGAAGTCCCTGCTGGGCCTGTCCAAGACCCTGCGCAGCGGGCTCAAGAGCGACGAGCTGCATATCGAGCAGGAGGCGGTCAGCTACCTGCGCGAGCCCTTGCTGCTGTCCTTCGCCAAGGCCTCGCAGCCGAGCCGCGTGCATCGCCCGGCCTATCCGGACTTCGTCTCCATCCGCGCCCTGAACAACAAGGGGCAGGTGGTCAAGGAGTGCCGCTTCATGGGCCTGTACACCTCCTCGGTGTACGCCGCCAGCGTCAATCGCATCCCCTATATCCGCCACAAGGTTGCCGAGATCATTCAGCGCTCGGGCTTCGACAAGAAGGGGCACCAGGGCAAGGAACTCGAGCAGGTGCTGGAAGTGCTGCCGCGCGACGACCTGTTCCAGACCCCGGTGGACGACCTGTTCAACACCACCATGAGCATCGTGCAGATCCAGGAGCGCAACAAGCTGCGGGTGTTCGTGCGCAAGGACCCCTACGGCCGCTTCTGCTACTGCCTGGCCTATGTGCCGCGCGACGTCTATTCCACCGAGATCCGCCAGAAGATCCAGCAGGTGCTGATGGAGCGCCTGCAGGCCAGCGACTGCGAGTTCTGGACCTTCTTCTCCGAGTCGGTGCTGGCGCGGGTGCAGTTCATCCTGCGGGTCGACCCCAAGAGCAAGGTGCAGATCGATCCGCAGCGCCTCGAGCAGGAGGTGGTGCAGGCGTGCCGTTCCTGGAAGGACGACTATGCCAGCCTGATCGTCGAGAACTTCGGCGAGGCCCAGGGCACCAACGTCCTGGCCGCCTTCCCCAGCGGCTTCCCGGCCGGCTACCGCGAGCGTTTCGCCCCGCATTCGGCGGTGGTGGACATGGAGCATCTGCTCAACCTCAGCGCGCAGCGGCCCCTGGTGATGAGCTTCTACCAGCCCCTGGCCCAGGGGCACCGGCAGCTGCACTGTAAGCTCTACCATGCCGATACGCCGCTGCCGCTGTCGGATGTGCTGCCGATCCTGGAGAACCTCGGCCTGCGCGTGCTGGGCGAGTTTCCCTTCCATATGCGCAACCGGGACGGCCGCGAGTACTGGATTCACGATTTCTCCTTCACCCATGCCGAGGACCTGGACGTCAATATCCAGGAGCTCAACGACAACCTGCAGGACGCCTTCGTCAGCATCAGCCAGGGCGCGGCGGAGAACGACGCCTTCAACCGCCTGGTGCTGACCGCCGGCCTGGCCTGGCGCGACGTGGCGCTGCTGCGGGCCTATGCCCGCTACCTCAAGCAGATCCGCCTGGGCTTCGACCTCGGCTACATCGCCAGCACCCTGGTCAACCACGTGGACATCGCCCGCGAGCTGGTGCGCCTGTTCAAGACCCGCTTCTACCTGGCGCGCAAGCTCAGCGCCGAGGACCTGGAAGACAAGCAGCAGAAGCTCGAGCAGGCCATCCTCACCGCTCTGGACGGTGTCGCGGTGCTCAACGAAGACCGCATCCTGCGGCGCTATCTGGACCTGATCAAGGCGACCCTGCGCACCAACTACTACCAGCCGGGCGCCAAGGGCAAGGCCAAGGACTACTTCAGCTTCAAGCTCAACCCGCGGGCCATCCCGGAGATGCCCAAGCCGGTGCCCAAGTACGAGATATTCGTCTACTCGCCGCGGGTCGAGGGCGTGCACCTGCGTGGCGGCAAGGTGGCGCGTGGCGGCCTGCGCTGGTCGGATCGCGAGGAGGACTACCGCACCGAGGTGCTCGGCCTGGTCAAGGCGCAGCAGGTGAAGAACGCGGTGATCGTGCCGGTCGGCGCCAAGGGCGGCTTCATTCCGCGGCGCCTGCCCCTGGGCGGCAGCCGCGACGAGGTCCAGGCCGAGGCCATCGCCTGCTACCGCATCTTCATCAGCGGCCTGCTGGATGTCACCGACAACCTCAAGGAGGGTGCCCTGGTGCCGCCGGCCCACGTGGTACGCCACGACGAGGACGACCCCTACCTGGTGGTCGCCGCGGACAAGGGCACCGCGACCTTCTCCGACATCGCCAACGGTATCGCCGCCGACTACGGCTTCTGGCTCGGCGACGCCTTCGCCTCCGGCGGCTCCGCCGGTTACGACCACAAGGGCATGGGCATCACCGCCAAGGGCGCCTGGGTCTCGGTGCAGCGACATTTCCGCGAGCGCGGCATCAACGTGCAGAAGGACAACATCACGGTCATCGGCATCGGCGACATGGCCGGCGACGTGTTCGGCAACGGCATGCTGCTGTCCGAACAGCTGCAGGTGGTGGCGGCCTTCAACCACCAGCACATCTTCATCGACCCCAATCCGGATGCCGCCAGCAGCTTCGTCGAACGCCAGCGCCTGTTCAACCTGCCGCGCTCGTCCTGGGCCGATTACGACACCGGCCTGATCTCCGCCGGCGGCGGCATCTTCCTGCGCAGCGCCAAGAGCATCGCCATCAGCCCGCAGATGAAGGAGCGCTTCGCCATCCAGGCCGACAAGCTGACCCCGACCGAGCTGCTCAATGCCCTGCTCAAGGCACCGGTCGACCTGATCTGGAACGGCGGCATCGGCACCTACGTCAAGGCCAGCAGCGAGAGCCACGCCGATGTCGGCGACAAGGCCAACGACGCCCTGCGGGTCAACGGCAACGAACTGCGCGCCAAGGTGGTGGGCGAGGGCGGCAACCTCGGCATGAGCCAGCTCGGCCGCGTCGAGTTCGGCCTCAGTGGCGGCGCCAGCAACACCGACTTCATCGACAACGCCGGTGGGGTGGACTGCTCCGACCACGAGGTCAACATCAAGATCCTGGTCAACGAGGTGGTCACCGCCGGCGACATGACCGGCAAGCAGCGCAACAAGCTGCTGGCCGAGATGACCGATGCGGTCGGCAACCTGGTGCTGGGCAACAACTATAAGCAGACCCAGGCGCTGTCCCTGGCCCAGCGCCGGGCGCGCGAGCGGATCGGCGAGTACCGCCGGCTGATCGGCGCGCTGGAGATGGCCGGCAAGCTGGACCGCGCCCTGGAGTACCTGCCCAGCGACGAGCAGCTGGCCGAACGCGCGGCCAGCGGCAACGGCCTGACCCGAGCCGAGCTGTCGGTGCTGATCTCCTACAGCAAGATCGACCTCAAGGAGGCCCTGCTCAAGTCCTCGGTGCCGGACGACGACTACCTGGCCCGCGAGGTGGAGACCGCCTTCCCGCCGCAACTGGCGGACAAGTTCGGCGAGGCCATGCGCAGCCACCGGCTGAAGCGCGAGATCGTCAGCACCCAGATCGCCAACGATCTGGTCAACCACATGGGCATCACCTTCGTGCAGCGCCTGAAGGAAAGCACCGGCATGACCGCGGCCAACGTGGCCGGGGCCTACGTGATAGTGCGCGACGTATTCCGCCTGCCGCACTGGTGGCAGCAGATCGAGGCGCTGGACTACCAGGTGCCGGCCGAGCTGCAGCTGCAGATGATGGACGAGTTGATGCGTCTGGGCCGTCGCGCCACCCGCTGGTTCCTGCGCAGCCGGCGCAACGAGCTGGATGCGGCGCGCGACGTGGCGCACTTCGCGCCGCGGGTCGAGGCCCTGGCCCTGAGCCTGGACGAGCTGCTCGAAGGGCCGGCCCGCGAGCAGTGGCTGGCACGCTTCCAGGCCTATGTCGAGGCGGGCGTACCCGAGGCCCTGGCGCGGGTGGTCGCCGGCACCAGCCACCTGTACACGCTGCTGCCGATCATCGAGGCGTCGGACGTCACCGGCAAGGAGCCGGCCGAGGTCGCCGCGGCCTACTTCGCCGTGGGCGGCGGGGCCCTGGAGCTCTCCTGGTACCTGCAGCAGATCAGTAGCCTGGCGGTGGAGAACAACTGGCAGGCGCTGGCGCGCGAAGCCTTCCGCGACGACCTGGACTGGCAGCAGCGGGCGATCACCGTTTCCGTGCTGCAGATGGCCGAAGGGCCCGAGGAGATCGAGGAACGCGTGGCCTACTGGATGGACCAGCACCGCCCGCTGGTCAATCGCTGGAAGTCCATGCTGGGCGAGCTGCGCGCGGCGACGGGGACCGACTACGCCATGTATGCGGTCGCCAACCGTGAACTGCTGGACCTGGCACAGAGCGCCCAGCACGGGGTCTGCATGCCCTGA
- a CDS encoding TRAP transporter large permease: protein MEHTIITITLLLALFALLGGGVWVALSLIGVGIIGMELFGGAPAGSILASTSWASSASWTLTALPLFIWMGEILYRTRLSEDMFKGLSPWMRGLPGRLLHVNVFGCGIFAAVSGSSAATAATIGRISLPELKSRGYPDKIAMGSLAGAGTLGLLIPPSIMMIVYGVAAQVSISRLFIAGILPGLLLLAIFSGFLMLWAMFNRDKLPEETQALPFLEKLRGSKLLIPVVLLIVAVIGSIYAGFATATEAAAVGVVGALLIALCSGSLSRETFMASLMGAVCTSCMIFFILLGAAYLTSAMSFTGLPSALADWIIAKQLSPYLLLLALTLLFIVLGCFLDGISIILLTTAVVLPAVQAAGIDLLWFGIFVILVVEMAQITPPVGFNLFVIQNLTGYDMWKVAKASFPFFLLLVLAAILITAFPQIVLLLPQAMRGI from the coding sequence ATGGAACACACGATAATTACAATCACCCTGCTGCTGGCGCTGTTCGCGCTGCTCGGTGGGGGCGTCTGGGTCGCACTGTCGCTGATCGGCGTCGGTATCATCGGCATGGAGCTGTTCGGCGGCGCCCCCGCAGGCTCGATTCTCGCCTCCACCAGCTGGGCATCCAGCGCCAGCTGGACGTTGACGGCATTGCCGCTGTTCATCTGGATGGGCGAGATCCTCTATCGCACGCGGCTTTCCGAGGATATGTTCAAGGGCCTGTCGCCGTGGATGCGTGGCCTGCCGGGGCGGCTACTGCACGTCAATGTGTTCGGTTGCGGCATCTTTGCCGCGGTCAGCGGCTCCTCGGCCGCCACGGCGGCGACCATCGGCCGGATCTCCCTGCCGGAACTGAAGTCACGCGGCTATCCGGACAAGATCGCCATGGGCTCGCTGGCGGGCGCCGGAACGCTCGGGTTGTTGATCCCGCCGTCGATCATGATGATCGTCTATGGCGTGGCCGCGCAGGTGTCCATCTCCCGGTTGTTCATCGCCGGCATTCTGCCGGGCCTGCTGCTGCTGGCCATCTTCAGCGGCTTTCTGATGCTCTGGGCCATGTTCAATCGCGACAAGCTGCCGGAAGAAACGCAGGCCCTGCCGTTCCTGGAAAAGCTGCGTGGTTCCAAGCTGCTGATTCCGGTGGTGCTGTTGATCGTCGCGGTGATAGGTTCGATCTACGCCGGCTTCGCCACGGCCACCGAAGCTGCGGCGGTCGGGGTGGTCGGGGCGCTGCTGATCGCCCTGTGCTCGGGCTCGCTGTCGCGCGAGACCTTCATGGCCAGCCTGATGGGGGCGGTATGCACCTCATGCATGATCTTCTTCATTCTGCTGGGCGCCGCTTACCTGACCTCGGCCATGAGCTTCACCGGGCTGCCTTCGGCGCTGGCCGACTGGATCATCGCCAAGCAACTGTCGCCCTATCTGCTGCTGCTGGCTCTGACCCTGCTGTTTATCGTGCTGGGCTGCTTTCTCGACGGCATTTCGATCATCCTGCTGACCACCGCGGTGGTGCTGCCGGCCGTGCAGGCCGCGGGCATCGACCTGCTGTGGTTCGGCATCTTCGTCATCCTGGTGGTCGAGATGGCGCAGATCACCCCGCCGGTGGGCTTCAATCTGTTCGTCATTCAGAACCTGACCGGGTACGACATGTGGAAAGTGGCCAAGGCCAGCTTCCCGTTCTTCCTGTTGCTGGTGCTGGCGGCGATTCTGATCACCGCATTCCCGCAGATCGTGCTGCTGCTTCCCCAGGCCATGCGCGGTATCTGA
- a CDS encoding TRAP transporter small permease, with translation MTPLHKLYTLSGWLSGVFLVLICLLVVAQIVSRQLGTMVPSADEFAAYAMASSGFLALPYALQRGAHVRVELLWRLLPARGRRFADGLSTLVGLLIAAYLAWYCALFVIESYEFQEVSSGLLPIPMWLPQLPMLLGTLILVVAMLERLVLVCLGRRFEVAEVSTALSE, from the coding sequence ATGACGCCGCTGCATAAGCTCTACACCTTATCCGGATGGCTGTCCGGCGTATTTCTCGTCCTGATCTGCCTGCTGGTGGTGGCGCAGATCGTCTCGCGCCAGCTGGGCACCATGGTGCCCTCGGCGGATGAATTCGCCGCTTACGCCATGGCCTCCTCGGGGTTCCTGGCGCTGCCCTATGCCCTGCAGCGGGGGGCACATGTGCGTGTCGAACTGCTGTGGCGGCTGTTGCCGGCGCGCGGACGTCGGTTCGCCGATGGGCTGAGCACCTTGGTCGGCCTGCTGATCGCCGCCTACCTGGCCTGGTACTGCGCGCTGTTCGTGATCGAGTCTTACGAGTTCCAGGAGGTGTCCTCCGGTCTGCTGCCCATTCCGATGTGGTTGCCGCAGCTGCCGATGCTGCTCGGCACCCTGATCCTGGTCGTGGCGATGCTCGAGCGACTGGTGCTGGTCTGTCTGGGCCGCCGCTTCGAGGTCGCCGAGGTCAGCACCGCGCTGAGTGAGTGA
- a CDS encoding TRAP transporter substrate-binding protein, whose amino-acid sequence MKNTSIRVALSAMTCVLGISAFSVQAAERWNMTVEQPDGNFITTVAHEFSRDVEAATAGELQIRIHANSVLFKRPEVKRAVQTGQVQVGDVLMSVLGNEDPIYEVDSVPFLVRNYAQAQKLWEVSRAAVEARLAKQGIKLLYAMPWSPQSIYSKTPIASMDDFKGMKFRAYNPATSRMVELMGAIPTVIQTGEIPQAFSTSMISGMLTSPTTGVDSQAWDFASYYYDVKAFIPKNFVIVNARAFKRLPEASQKALLDAAVRAETRGWAIAQEETSALVQTLADNGMQVADSAPEAVEAGFETIGQAMVDEWLEKSGADGRAIIDAYRN is encoded by the coding sequence ATGAAGAACACTTCCATTCGCGTCGCCCTGTCGGCTATGACCTGTGTCTTGGGCATCAGTGCGTTTTCCGTGCAGGCCGCCGAGCGCTGGAACATGACGGTCGAACAGCCCGACGGCAACTTCATCACCACGGTGGCCCACGAGTTCTCCAGGGACGTCGAAGCGGCCACCGCCGGTGAGTTGCAGATCCGCATCCATGCCAATTCGGTGCTGTTCAAGCGCCCCGAGGTCAAGCGCGCGGTGCAGACCGGCCAGGTTCAGGTCGGCGACGTGCTGATGTCGGTATTGGGCAACGAAGACCCGATCTACGAAGTGGACAGCGTGCCCTTTCTGGTGCGCAATTACGCGCAGGCACAGAAGCTCTGGGAAGTCAGCCGCGCGGCGGTGGAGGCGCGCCTGGCCAAGCAGGGCATCAAGCTGCTGTACGCCATGCCGTGGTCGCCGCAAAGCATCTACAGCAAGACGCCGATCGCCAGCATGGACGACTTCAAGGGCATGAAGTTTCGTGCCTACAACCCGGCGACCTCGCGCATGGTCGAGCTGATGGGGGCCATTCCGACGGTGATCCAGACCGGTGAAATCCCCCAGGCCTTCAGTACCAGCATGATCAGCGGCATGCTGACTTCGCCGACCACTGGGGTGGACTCCCAGGCCTGGGACTTCGCCTCTTACTACTACGACGTCAAGGCGTTCATCCCGAAGAACTTCGTGATCGTCAACGCACGCGCCTTCAAGCGCCTGCCCGAGGCCTCGCAGAAGGCGCTGCTGGACGCCGCTGTTCGGGCCGAGACCCGCGGCTGGGCGATCGCCCAGGAGGAGACCAGCGCCCTGGTACAGACCCTCGCCGATAACGGCATGCAGGTCGCCGACAGCGCCCCCGAGGCGGTCGAGGCCGGTTTCGAGACGATCGGGCAAGCCATGGTCGACGAGTGGCTGGAGAAGTCCGGCGCCGATGGCCGGGCGATCATCGACGCCTACAGAAACTGA
- a CDS encoding OprD family porin: MSPNTRIAVLLLAGSLPALANAEFVGDSTGSLELRNFYFNRDFRQPDARDKAEEWAQGFLLRLESGYTDGTVGVGLDATGLMGLKLDSGGGTAGSGLLPADRSGGSQEEYSKLDPTAKFRVSRSTLRIGSLAFRSPIVSSNDSRLLPASFRGALLNVQEIDRLSLQGGKIDRIKANNSSDYTELSANRIGGNSDSFTFAGGDYKLTPELSLGLHYGRLQDIYRQHYGTLAYLKPLGAGQSLKADLRFAKSQEDGNFRDIDNQAFGAMFTYTLGGHAFGAGYQRMSGDDPFPYIASSDPYLVNFVQINDFANIDERSWQARYDYNFAAIGIPGLTFMSRYVSGDNVQLGASNAGKEWERNTDIAYVVQRGALKNLGVKWRNATVRSNFGNDLNENRLILSYSLALW, encoded by the coding sequence ATGAGCCCGAACACTCGTATCGCCGTCCTGCTGCTAGCCGGCAGCCTCCCCGCGCTGGCCAACGCCGAGTTCGTCGGCGACAGCACAGGCAGCCTCGAGCTGCGCAACTTTTACTTCAACCGTGACTTTCGCCAACCCGACGCACGCGACAAGGCGGAAGAATGGGCCCAGGGTTTTCTCCTGCGCCTGGAGTCGGGCTATACCGACGGCACTGTGGGTGTGGGCCTCGACGCCACCGGCCTGATGGGCCTGAAACTCGACTCGGGCGGCGGCACCGCGGGCAGCGGCCTGTTGCCGGCCGACCGTTCCGGCGGCTCGCAGGAGGAGTACTCCAAGCTCGACCCGACCGCGAAATTCAGAGTCTCCCGGAGCACCCTGCGGATTGGCTCCCTGGCCTTTCGCAGCCCGATCGTCTCGTCGAACGACTCGCGCCTGCTGCCCGCATCGTTCCGCGGCGCACTGCTGAATGTGCAGGAAATCGACCGGCTCAGCCTGCAAGGCGGCAAGATCGATCGCATCAAGGCCAACAACTCCAGTGACTACACCGAGCTGAGCGCCAACCGTATCGGCGGCAACAGCGATTCGTTCACCTTCGCTGGCGGCGATTACAAACTAACGCCAGAGCTGAGCCTGGGCCTGCACTACGGCCGTTTGCAGGACATCTACCGGCAGCACTACGGCACCCTGGCCTACCTCAAGCCCCTGGGCGCAGGCCAGTCGCTGAAAGCCGACCTGCGCTTCGCCAAGAGCCAGGAAGACGGCAACTTCCGCGACATCGACAACCAGGCCTTCGGCGCCATGTTCACCTACACCCTGGGCGGCCACGCCTTCGGCGCCGGCTACCAGCGCATGAGCGGCGACGATCCATTCCCGTACATCGCCAGCAGCGACCCCTACCTGGTCAACTTCGTCCAGATCAACGACTTCGCCAACATCGACGAACGCTCCTGGCAGGCCCGCTACGACTACAACTTCGCCGCCATCGGCATACCCGGCCTGACCTTCATGAGCCGCTACGTCTCCGGCGACAACGTACAGCTTGGCGCCAGCAACGCCGGCAAGGAGTGGGAGCGCAACACCGACATCGCCTACGTCGTGCAACGAGGCGCTCTGAAAAATCTCGGGGTGAAATGGCGTAATGCGACCGTGCGCTCGAACTTCGGTAACGACCTGAACGAGAACCGCCTGATTCTCAGCTACAGCCTGGCGCTCTGGTAA
- a CDS encoding 5-oxoprolinase subunit PxpA, which translates to MNSLLLNCDIGESFGPWKMGMDAEVMPYIDCANIACGFHASDPSTMRKTVALAVSHGVRIGAHPGYQDLVGFGRRSMDCSTQEVEDLLLYQIGALEALCRSQGTRVSYVKPHGALYQDMMRKPDILRAVMRAVASYDKSLPVMLMSTRDNRQAQAIGDEFGITLWFEAFADRAYDAAGFLVARSQPGAVHHDSDVIVNQATTLAKGAALVASDGSALTLTAHTLCVHGDNAGSIAAVRRIRQAFDGLVQA; encoded by the coding sequence GTGAATAGCCTGCTTCTCAACTGCGATATCGGCGAAAGCTTTGGCCCCTGGAAAATGGGCATGGACGCCGAGGTCATGCCCTATATCGACTGTGCCAACATCGCCTGCGGCTTCCACGCCTCGGACCCCAGCACCATGCGCAAGACCGTGGCCCTGGCCGTCAGCCATGGCGTGCGCATCGGCGCCCACCCGGGCTATCAAGACCTGGTCGGCTTCGGCCGTCGCTCGATGGACTGCTCGACGCAGGAGGTCGAGGACCTGCTGCTCTACCAGATCGGTGCCCTCGAAGCCCTCTGCCGCAGCCAGGGCACCCGCGTCAGCTACGTCAAACCGCACGGCGCGCTGTACCAGGACATGATGCGCAAGCCGGACATCCTGCGCGCGGTCATGCGCGCCGTGGCCAGCTACGACAAGAGCCTGCCGGTGATGCTGATGAGCACCCGCGACAATCGCCAGGCGCAAGCCATCGGCGACGAATTCGGCATCACCCTGTGGTTCGAGGCCTTCGCCGACCGGGCCTATGACGCGGCCGGCTTTCTGGTCGCGCGCAGCCAGCCCGGCGCGGTGCACCACGACAGCGACGTCATAGTCAACCAGGCCACCACACTGGCCAAAGGCGCTGCGCTGGTCGCCAGCGATGGCAGCGCCCTGACGCTGACGGCGCACACCCTCTGCGTGCATGGCGACAACGCCGGCTCGATCGCCGCGGTGCGGCGCATCCGCCAGGCCTTCGACGGGCTGGTCCAGGCATGA